A window of the Verrucomicrobiota bacterium genome harbors these coding sequences:
- a CDS encoding TIM barrel protein, translating to MWPGLVGKGPGSEPFIDLDTMLDLTAQAEVDGRRFDGVDLFVADPHISIDSGRDDIARLADKLAERSLMAGSLVAPVWPPTGGGSAMGSPEERQRFLTQVRKTCAFGQQLRALGLRPYGVVRIDTATGPATWAADPDATRKLVETFREACAIAAGHGEKLAAEGEICWGGIHSWKSAVQLLEQVDRPGRLGFQADMAHTLLYTLGYNAEEDRLLPPGYDWHDRALLEDALRTMTRALRPWTVDFHVAQNDATVKGAGTHDKTGRHCLPDDPNGKLDVARDAGHWLRDENGRLTKAFEHICWDGCMFPNSEMLKPETWVSVLRVMQAVQAAHGWDAGDAPAADRVAVGQASA from the coding sequence CAAGCGGAGGTTGACGGCCGCCGTTTTGACGGCGTTGACCTGTTTGTGGCCGACCCCCACATCAGCATCGACTCAGGCCGGGATGACATCGCCAGACTGGCGGACAAGCTGGCCGAGCGATCGCTGATGGCAGGCTCGTTGGTCGCACCCGTCTGGCCACCGACGGGCGGCGGCTCCGCGATGGGGTCCCCGGAGGAACGGCAGCGATTCCTGACTCAGGTTAGAAAAACCTGCGCGTTTGGCCAGCAGCTGCGTGCCCTCGGCCTCAGGCCGTATGGTGTGGTGCGCATCGATACCGCCACCGGTCCGGCGACCTGGGCGGCCGATCCCGATGCCACCCGCAAACTGGTAGAGACATTCCGTGAAGCATGCGCGATTGCCGCCGGTCACGGCGAGAAGTTAGCGGCCGAGGGCGAAATTTGTTGGGGCGGCATTCATAGCTGGAAAAGCGCGGTGCAGCTGCTTGAGCAGGTGGATCGTCCGGGCCGGCTCGGTTTTCAGGCCGATATGGCCCACACGCTGCTCTACACCCTCGGGTACAATGCTGAGGAGGATCGCCTGCTCCCGCCCGGCTACGACTGGCACGATCGAGCGCTGCTCGAAGATGCCTTGCGAACGATGACGCGCGCGCTCCGGCCGTGGACGGTTGACTTTCACGTCGCGCAAAATGATGCCACGGTCAAAGGGGCGGGAACGCATGACAAAACGGGACGGCATTGCCTGCCGGATGACCCGAACGGCAAACTGGACGTCGCCCGGGATGCCGGTCACTGGCTCCGGGACGAAAACGGCAGGCTGACGAAAGCCTTTGAGCACATTTGCTGGGACGGTTGCATGTTTCCGAATTCGGAGATGCTCAAGCCGGAAACCTGGGTCTCGGTCCTCCGGGTTATGCAGGCGGTGCAGGCCGCCCACGGCTGGGACGCCGGGGACGCGCCGGCCGCGGACCGGGTCGCGGTAGGCCAAGCCAGCGCTTAA